In Ostrea edulis chromosome 6, xbOstEdul1.1, whole genome shotgun sequence, a single window of DNA contains:
- the LOC125646205 gene encoding uncharacterized protein LOC125646205 — protein sequence MAQDVLPAEKSKIAEDLKPAVQDYSHQDSLFGNAFSSKAYFIVHPEWLSENVDPPVSQPLPRKPWPWEQPKYRQNVQRYENGQMTPDTSTHGQNSPVPDFGLPEPGYSYTQPLKNEYDSEILDRKPLEDSKVNRLF from the exons atGGCACAGGATGTATTACCGGCGGAGAAATCCAAAATAGCGGA aGATTTAAAACCAGCAGTACAAGACTACAGTCACCAAGACAGTTTATTTGGG AATGCGTTCTCCTCGAAGGCCTACTTCATAGTTCATCCGGAATGGCTGTCAGAAAACGTTGATCCACCCGTGTCTCAGCCCCTGCCGAGGAAGCCCTGGCCCTGGGAACAACCCAAGTACCGCCAGAACGTACAGCGATATGAAAACGGCCAGATGACTCCAGACACCTCTACCCACGGTCAAAATTCACCCGTCCCCGACTTTGGTCTCCCAGAACCCGGATATTCATATACCCAGCCACTGAAAAATGAATATGATTCGGAAATCTTGGACCGAAAACCCCTAGAGGATTCAAAAGTGAaccgtttgttttaa